Below is a genomic region from Dechloromonas denitrificans.
CCGCTTAATGCCATCACTGGCATGGCCTACATTTTGCGTCGCAACGGCCTGACTGCCGAGCAAACTGACAAGCTCGACAAGATCGAGAACGCCGGCAGCCACCTGCTCAGGATCATCAACGACGTTCTCGACCTCTCCAAAATCGAAGCCGGCAAGTTCGCCTTGGAGGATAGTACTGTCCATATCGAAGCACTGCTGGCCAATGTCGCCTCGATGCTCGGTCAGAAAGCACGGGACAAAGGTCTGCGCTTCAACATCGAAACCACTGCCTTGCCTCACCGTCTGCGTGGCGACTCCACCCGGCTGCAACAAGCCCTGCTCAACTATGCCGCCAATGCCATCAAATTTACCGAGCAGGGCCACATTACCCTGCGCGTAACGCAAGACGCTGAAACCGACGACACCGCCACCATACGCTTCGTAGTCGAAGATACCGGCATCGGTATCGCCCCCGAGGCCCTGCCCAAACTCTTCACTGCCTTCGAGCAGGCCGACAACTCGACCACACGCCAATACGGCGGCACCGGTCTCGGTCTGGCCATCACCCGAAAGATCGCCGAAGTGATGGGGGGTGGCGCTGGCGTCACCAGCGTCCCAGGCCAGGGCAGCACCTTCTGGTTCACTGCAGTTCTCCAGAAAGCCCAAGAGACAGCAGCACAAGGCGCCCGTGAGGGGACCGAAGCCGCCGAGCAAATCATCCTGCGCGACCATGCCGGCAAGCGCATCCTGTTGGTCGAGGACGAAACGATCAACCAGGAAATTGCCCAGATGCTGCTGGAGAATGTGGGCCTAGCCGTCGATCTGGCCGGGAATGGCCAACAGGCCGTGGAGAAGGCCCGCTCAGGAAGCTACGCTGTCATCCTGATGGACATGCAGATGCCGGTGCTGGACGGCCTGGATGCGACGCGGCAAATCCGTCAGTTGCCCGATCATCAAGCAACGCCAGTCCTGGCGATGACAGCGAATGCCTTTGCCGAGGACAAGGATCGCTGCTTTGTGGCAGGCATGGATGACTTTCTTTCCAAGCCGGTTAATCCTGGGATTCTCTACGCAACGCTACTCAAATGGTTGGAACACCAACGGGACTGAACGCGTGCTGTGCGGCCGTTTCCTGCCGTTTGGCCTTCGGCTGGGCGAATGACAGCTTCGGGTCGCTTTAAGCCCTATAGGCAGAATGCTAGACACATCGCACATTTAGCACTGGCACGAAGCAAATGCTTGCCACGTTGAATGAGCGCAAACATAAAGGGGGCCGATGGCCCCCTTAGATTCAACTGTCCGACAGACTTAATTGTTTCCGACCAGCCTTACCAGTTCGGCTCGCGCTCCGGCGTTGCTGTAATGCGGTGAATGCTCAGGTCGGCGCCCTCGTATTCTTCTTCCTGATCGAGTCGCAAGCCGATGAAGGCTTTCAGGCTGCCATAAACGATGGCTCCGCCGGCCAAGGCAACGACAATCGCCAGACCGGTCATGATCAGTTGCGGCATGAAGGCAATGCTGCCGGCGCCGCCCAGCGCCTTGCTGCCGAAGATACCGGCCGCGATACCGCCCCATGCGCCGCACAGGCCGTGCAGCGGCCAGACACCCAGAACGTCGTCGATTTTCCAGCGATTCTGGGTCAGCGTGAACATGATGACGAACAGGCCGCCAGCGATGCTGCCGACAACCAGCGCACCCATCGGGTGCATCAGGTCCGAGCCGGCACAAACGGCGACCAGACCGGCGAGCGGGCCGTTATGCACGAAACCCGGGTCATTCTTGCCGAGCAGAAGTGCCACCATGGTGCCGCCGACCATCGCCATCAACGAATTGAGGGCGACCAGGCCGGAAATTTTGTCCAGCGTCTGGGCGCTCATCACATTGAAGCCAAACCAGCCGACCGTCAGAATCCACGCTCCCAATGCCAGAAAAGGAATCGATGAAGGAGGATGGGCTGAAATGCGGCCGTCCTTGTTGTAGCGACCATGGCGTGGCCCGAGCAGGAGGACGGCAGGCAAGGCAATCCAGCCGCCCATGGCATGTACGACGACAGAGCCGGCGAAGTCATGGAACTCCTCGCCAAATGTCGCCTTCAGCCACGCCTGAATGCCAAACGCCTGATTCCAGGCGATACTTTCATAAAACGGGTAGATGAAGCCGACGATCATGAACGTGGCAATCAACTGCGGGTGGAACTTGGCTCGTTCGGCGATTCCCCCGGAGATAATCGCTGGAATGGCTGCGGCAAAGGTCAGCAAAAAGAAAAACTTGGTCAGTTCGTAACCATTTTTTTCCATCAGCGTTTCAACACCGGTGAAGAAATTGACACCGTAGGCAATGGTGTAGCCGATGAAGAAGTATGCCAGGGTCGACATGCCGAAATCGGTCAAAATCTTGACCAGCGCATTGACCTGGTTTTTCTTGCGAACCGTGCCCACTTCGAGGAAGGCAAAGCCTGCGTGCATGGCCAGCACCATGATGGCGCCAAGCAGGATGAACAGCACATTGCTGCCGGATTGGTAGTTTTCCATGAAAGCCCCTGATTTTGGAATCGAATGCCTATAGCAAGCACCATTCCAGTGCACAAAGATGTTTTAAATCAGTGCATTGCAAAAGTCATTTTTGCATAAACGCACCAAACAAGTGCCAAAAAACAATCCATCGCCCAGCATCGGTGCAGAAAATGCGGGCAATGCACCAACAAAACCACCCCGCGGGATCGTCAAGCAAGCCCGCCCCCTGGGCAACGAACGCTTACGTTATCTGGGCGCAGCTTCCGGCGGCAAAAGCACCCAAAGACGTCCGGTTTGCTTCATGCGCCCGGCCTGTTCGCCTGCTGCCTTGCCAAAGCCCCAGAAAAAGTCGGCCCGAACTGCCCCCTTGATCGCACCACCGGTGTCCTGCGCCATGACCAGACGATTCATTGCTTGCACTGAATTGGGGCGGGTCGTTGCCAGGAAGACCGGGGCTCCGAGCGGCACCGAGCGCGGATCAATCGCAATGCTGCGCTCGGGCGTCAGCGGCACGCCGAGCGCACCCGCCGGACCATCCTTGCTGTTCGGATTTTCACGGAAGAAAACATAGCTCGGATTGGCGTTGAGTAATTCGTCGAGACGGGCCGGATTGGCCCGTGCCCAGGCCTGGATGCCCTGCATCGAAGCCTCTTCAAGCTTCAGTTCGCCACGGTCGACCAGCACGCGACCGATGGATTGGTAGGGATGACCGTTCTGGTCGGCATAATTGACGCGTACGGTGCTGCCATCGGTCAGCTTGACCCGACCGGATCCCTGAACCTGAAGAAAGAACAGTTCGACGGCATCATCGACATACAGCAAGGTTTTACCCGGCAAGCGATCGCCGCGCGCACCGATTTCGGCACGTGACCAGTAAGGCACCACCTTATTGCCTTCAACCCGGCCACGAACGCGCTTGTCTTTGAGCTCAGGGAAAAGCGCGGACAGGTCGATCGTCAGCAAATCATCCGGCACAGCCCGGATCGGCTGCTCAAACCCCTTCACCTTGGTTCTGCTGCCGCGCAGCAGTGGCTCGTAATAGCCGGTAATCATGCCGTTGAATTCGCCCTCACCGGTCAGGACGGCATAAGGCTGGAGGTTTTGCTCAAAGAAGGCTCGCGGATTGAAGTCCGGCTTGCCGTCAGCCGCCCGCGCCAGATCGCAGACGCGCTTCCAGGCCGGGCCGTGCGACTTGCTGGCCATGCCCCGGCAAGACTGCATGAAAGCCGGCCAGGCGGCCGCTATATCGTCATTTTTCCAGCCCGGCAGATCGGCCCAGCTGGCGGCACGAAAAGTCCGGGCAAACGGGCTTGGCGGCACGGGCGTCGTGACAGCCGTTGGCGGGCAGGCCGGGCAGCTTGCGCAAGGTTTGCAGACGGCCGGCTCCGGCTCTCCCGAGGGCAAAAGGCTGCAGGCGCTCAACAGGGAGAAGGCCAGAAAGGGTGCGGCTTGGATTTTTCGCATGGGTTTCGTTAGAGTGCGTGAATTCAACGCGAAGTATACCTGTCACCATGCCCGAATCTCTCCAGCTTGAACGTCTGCTTGCCCGTGCCGAGGCCGTCCTTGGTCGCTTCGAGGCAACGCTGCCCCCCGCTCCGCCGCTGCCGGACTGGAAAAACGCCATTGCTTTCCGCTGGCGCAAGAACCACGGCCGCGGCTGGTTGCAGGCCATTCGCCAGCCCCACCCGATCCGCCTCGACGAACTGAACAACATCGACGACCAAAAAGAGCGCATCCGCCTGAATACCGCCCAGTTCGTCGCCGGTCACACCGCCAACAATGTCTTGCTGACCGGCTCGCGCGGCTCGGGCAAGTCATCCTTGGTCAAGGCCGTACTCAACGAGTACTCGGCGCAAGGCCTGCGGCTGATCGAAGTCGACAAGGCCGACCTCGTCGACCTGCCGGATATCGTCGACCTGATCGAAAGCCGACCGGAACGTTTCATCATCTTCTGCGATGATCTTTCCTTCGAAGCCGGCGAAACCGCCTACAAGGCATTGAAGTCGGTGCTTGATGGCTCGATTTCGGCGCCGCCGGACAATGTGCTGATTTATGCCACCTCGAATCGTCGCCACCTGATGCCCGAGTTTTTCTCCGAAAACCTCGAAACCCAGCGGATCGACGACGAAATTCATCCGGGCGAAGCCGTTGAAGAAAAAATCTCGCTATCCGAACGTTTCGGCCTGTGGATTTCGTTCTACCCATTCAGCCAGAACGAATACCTGAATATCGTCTATCACTGGCTGCGCTATCTCGGCGTCGATGAAGCCGTGATCGCCCGATGTGAGCGCGACGCCCTCAACTGGGCACTCGGCCGCGGCTCGCGCTCCGGCCGTGTGGCCTGGCAATTCGCCCGCGACCTGGCCGGCCAGCAAAAAGATCAGCCGGAGACGACGCGGTGAGCGAAAAAATTGTCGAAGTTGCCGCCGCCGTGATGCTGCGCGCCAACGGCCGTGAATTTCTCCTCGCACAACGCCCGGAAGGCAAGGTCTACGCCGGCTACTGGGAGTTCCCGGGCGGCAAGCTGGAGGCGGGCGAAAGCGTTCGCCAGGCGCTGGTCCGCGAGCTTCATGAAGAATTGGGCATCAGTGTCACGGAATGCGCCCCCTGGCTGACCCGGCAATTCACCTACCCGCACGCCACGGTGCGCTTGCATTTCTGGCGCGTCACGGCGTGGACCGGGGAAATCGGCATCACCGCCCCGCTGGAGCATGCTGCGGTCGACTGGATGGAGTGCGGCAAAAGCGCCAGCGTTGCCCCCATCCTGCCGGCCAATGACCCGATTCTCAAAGGTCTGGCCTTACCCACCCGGATGGCCATTACGATGGCCGAAAGCGAAGGCGTCGAGCGCCAGCTGGAGCGCCTTGAAGAAGCGCTGAATGCGGGCCTGAAGCTGATCCAGGTGCGCGAGAAGCACTGGCCACAAGCCCGGCGCCTGTGGTTCGCCGAAGCCGTCAAGCGGCTGGCTCACGACCACGGCGCCCTCGTCGTGATCAATGACGATGCGGAAGTCGCCCGGCTGGTCGGCGCCGATGGCCTGCATCTTTCATCGAGCGGACTCGCAGCCTGTCGCGAACGCCCTGACTTCAACTGGGTAGGTGCGTCATGCCACTGCGCGGCCGAAATTCATCGCGCCGGCGAACTGAACCTTGATTACGCGCTGCTCGGCCCGGTCTTGCCGACACCAAGTCATCCGGAAAATCCGGGACTGGGCTGGGATGGTTTTGCCGAACACCTCACCGGAAACACCATCCCGGTCTTTGCATTGGGGGGGATGAACCAGGCTTTGATCGACCAAGCTCAAGCCCATGGCGCTCACGGACTGGCCTTGATGCGCGGCTGGTAACACGGCCAAAGCCTGAAACGGCTTAAAAACCTAGAAACCTTGATCGCCGGGCAAATCACCGTCCGGTAGATCAGGCTGGCCCTGCACCGGAATACGGTAGGTATCGGCCGCCCAGCAACCGAGATCGATTTTCCGACAACGTTCGGAGCAAAAAGGACGATCCGGATTTTCCGGCGACCAGAGCGCATCTTCGCCACACTGCGGACAACGGACCTTGCGTGCCGTCATTACAGGTTGCAGAAGGTCAGGTCGAAATCAATATCGCGCTCGCAGCCACGGGCCTTGATTTCACCCGCCGGCGGCTTGGTGAAGCGGATATTGAGAAAATACTTGTTGGCGCTAACCTCCGGAATCGCCTGCTCGTCGGCGCTCACCGCAACGCGCACCATCTGCGCGGCAGTACCGCCGAGATTGAGCTGGAATTGACCGTTGACCGCGCTATAACGCTTCGGCCGGCCACTTGAGCGCAGCAGACGCAAGACGATGGCCGCTGCATCGCGCAACGGCAGCATGGGCTTGAGCCAGCCATCAAGTGCTTCAAGACGGACATCCAGCGGACGATTCAGCCACCAGTGATAAGACGGCAGATCGAATTCGCAGACACCGCCGGGAATCGCCGCACGGCTCTTGATCCCCATCAGCCAGTCGTTGTCGCGCAGATACTGGCCGATCTTGCCAACCATGCCGAGCAGGGCGGCCGAGGAGTGCTCGATTTCATAAAGCGCACCGGACAGCGCTTCTTCGGAGATATCGGGATTATTGCGGTAGGCCAGCAAGGTCTGGCGCTGCCTTTCCAGTTCCTGGATCAAATCCATTTTCAGGTCGGCACGGCCGGCCACTTCAAGGATTTCAAACAGGGTAACGAGGGCAGTATGGTGTTCGAGCTGACCTTCGCTTTGAATGAAATAGGCCGTTTTTTCGAACAAGTCTTCGAGACGCAACAATGTGCGGATGCGCTCGTTAAACGGGTATTCGTAAGTAATCACGCGGCCAGTGTCCGAAGGAACGGAAAATTATTCTGAATTTTGAGCCATTTGCATGCAAATCTCAACACTTTGCTTTAGCTTTTTCAGCAGAAAGCGATAGATACTTTAAGTGCAATCTGTCGACCTGGCCGTAAAGAATTGTCAGCGCACCATCATTATTGACAACGTCATCGGCAATATCGAGACGCTGCTGGCGTGTCGCCTGGGCCGAAACGATGGCCCGCACTTCCTCTTCGGCTAATTGACTGCGCACCATGACACGTTCGATTTGCCGGCTTTCCGGGCAGTCGACCGCGACAATCCGGTCGCAGCGTTCCCGGTAGCTACCCGACTCGACCAGCAAGGGCACCGCCAGAATGACATACGGAGACGCCGCCAAACGGCAGCGCTCATCCGAAATCCGTCGAATCATCGGGTGCAGGATGCCTTCCAGCCGAGCCCGGGCAGTGGCATCGGCAAAGACCAGCCGACGCATCGCAGCACGATCCATCGCCCCTGTGACATCGGCAATCGACGGCCCGAAAGCCGCCAGCAGCGCAGGCATGGCAGCACCATCGGGGGCCGTCAGTTCATGAGCCAGTGCATCGGTGTCGATGACGACAATGCCTTTTGCAGCAAACAAGTCGGCGACCGTGCTCTTCCCGCTCCCGATCCCGCCCGTCAGGCCAACGACGTAATCGCTCACTTGCAGGCCTGCGGCTCAACCTTGGGGAAGGCCAGAGAAACGGCCTCCAGCAATGCCGCCTTACCGGCCAGCGGACCGGAAACCTGCAAGGTAAAGGCATTTTCATTGCCGGGGCGCGGCACCAGCCGGGCCGACCTGACGCCCTTGGATTTCAAGTCGGCAAGTCGATCCGCCCCACCTTTTTCCGAAGAAAAAATACCGAGCGAAATGGCAAACCGGTTGACGTTGTCCTGAATGATGAAGAAATCGGAAACACCGATCCGCTTCAGCTCGCCAACCTTTTTATCCGCCTCGGCCTTGTTGGCCAGCGGAGGGATGTAGACCCACCAGCCACCGGTTTCACGCGCGACATTGCGCCGCTCGACGTGATAATCGACAAACTTGTCGGTCAATAAGGTCCCCAGCCGGTCAGCCTCACTTGACGGCAGATTTTCCCAGGCCAGACAAAGGCTATCGACGGTCGGCGCCACAGCCGCGGCCGGCTCTTTACTGACTGGCTCCTTGGCCGCCGGCGCCTCACCCCGCGAAACGATGCGCATGCGATCCGGCACGACCTGCTGCTCCAGGCGCCCGGCGTCCGGATTTCCCGGCCGCCCGAAATATCCGGAGCTGAAGGCGTAAAACAGCACATTGGCCAGCACGAGCAGGAAAACGAGCGCTTTCACCGGCTCAGCCTACTTTCGGCAAATGCTTGAGCGACTCGACAATGGCTTCGGCCGGATAATCGTAATCTTCCAGCTTGCCGGAGAAGAACTTGTCGTAGGACGCCATGTCGAAATGACCATGTCCGGTCAGGCAGAACAGGATCGTCTTGGCCTCGCCGGTCACCTTGCAGCGCAGGGCTTCGTCGATAGCCGCACGAATCGCGTGGCAGGATTCCGGCGCCGGGATGATGCCCTCGGCCCGGGCAAACTGGACACCGGCTTCAAAGGTGGCAACCTGCGGCACGGCGAGCGCTTCGATCTGGCCTTCGTGCAGCAGTTGCGAAACGAGCGGCGAATCACCGTGATAACGCAGGCCACCGGCGTGAATGCCGGGCGGCATGAAGTCGTGACCGAGCGTGTACATGCGCATGATCGGCGTGTAGCCCGAAACATCGCCGTAGTCGTAGGCGTAGGTTCCCTTGGTCAGCGTCGGACAGGAAGTCGGCTCGACGGCGACGCAGCGCAGCTTGCTTGCGCGCTTGTCGCCGGCCGCCTTGTCGGCCAGGAAGGGGAAGGCGATGCCGCCAAAGCTGGAACCGCCGCCGCACGGCCCGAAAATCACATCCGGATACAGGCCGATCTTCTCGAATTGCTTCTTCGCTTCCAGGCCGATGATCGACTGGTGCAGCACAACGTGATTGAGCACCGAACCCAGCGTGTAGCAGGTGTCCGGATCAGCCGCTGCCTCTTCGACCGCTTCGGAAATCGCCAGGCCGAGCGAACCCTGGTTATCCGGATCGGCCGCCAGGGCAGTGCGTCCGGCATTGGTCAGGTTGGTCGGGCTGGCAAAGACCTCGGCCCCCCACGTCTGCATCATCGAACGACGGAAGGGCTTTTGCTGGTAACTGACATTGACCATGAAGACGCGCACCGGCAGGCCGAACATCTGGCCGGCATAGGCGATCGACGAGCCCCACTGGCCGGCGCCGGTTTCAGTCGTCAGCTTCTTGGTACCGACCAGCTTGTTGAAATAAGCCTGCGGCACGGCGGAATTCGGTTTGTGCGAACCGGCTGGAGAAACACCTTCGTATTTGAAGAAAATCTTGGCCGGCGTGCCAAGTGCCTGCTCCAGGCGCAAGGCACGGCAAAGCGGGGCCGGGCGCCACTGGGCGTAGATCTGGCGAACCTCTTCGGGAATCGCGATCCAGCGTTCGGCCGACATTTCCTGCTCGATGATCGGTTCCGGGAAAATCGCCCCCATGGCCTCCGGCGGAACCGGATTGCCATCCGGGCCGAGCGGCGGCGCCAGCGGGTTGCTCATGTCGGCAGCGATGTTGTACCAGTGGGTCGGAATTTCTTCTTGTTCGAGGTTGATGCGCAGCGGCGTCATATTTTTGTCTCTCCCTGATGCTGTTCGGCAAAAGCGGTAAATTACTCCAAAACCCCTGCCCGACCAAGGGTTGGCGGCCGATTTTGACCATTTTTGGCAGGTCGACCGCAACACCTGGCGAGGCGAGCAGGTAAAGTACCGCCTGCACCATTCATCGACGATCCAACGCCTTGCCTGCCCCTGCCGAACACATCCTGCTTTGCCACCCGGCCAAGCCCGCCACCGCCGCCTGCACAGTCAGCGCCTCGGCGTCGTTTGCCGGCGATGGCAGCCTGATCCTCAGCTACCGCCTGGACGGCCGGACTATCCTTCGCCCGGCCCGGCAAGCCAGCGCCCCGGCTGACAACCTGTGGCAGCACACCTGCTGCGAAGCTTTCCTTGCTGCGGTCGACACGGCTGAATACCGCGAATTCAACTTCTCGCCCTCCAGCCAGTGGGCCGCCTACCGTTTCACCGATTACCGGGTTCGCGACACCGACTTCCAGCCGGCCGCCGCCCCACTGATCAGCCTGGACGACACCCCCGACGGCTTCTCGCTGATCGCCCGTCTCCCGGCATCGCTACTGCCCGCCGGGAATCGGCTGCAACTCGCACTGAGCTGCGTCATCGAACAGCACGACCGAACAAAAACCTGGTGGGCGCTTGCGCACCGTGCCGCCCAGCCCGATTTTCACCTGCGTACCAGTTTCACGCTGCCCCTGAAAGTTCCCCAGCCATGAGCCAGCCCATTCTTTTCGGCATCGACCGTCTTATTTCCGATCCAGCCCTGCGCCAGCCCCTGCATGGCCGCCGCATCGCCCTGCTGGCCCACCCGGCCTCGGTCACCGCCGACCTGACGCATTCGCTCGACGCCCTCGCCGCCCTGCCCGATCTCGAACTGAGCGCCGCCTTCGGCCCGCAGCACGGCTTGCGCGGCGACAAGCAGGACAATATGGTCGAGTCACCCGATTTCCTCGACCCACAACTCGGCATCCCGGTTTTCAGCCTGTACGGCGAAGTCCGCCGGCCGACCGAGGCGATGATGGACACTTTCGACGTCCTGCTGGTCGATCTGCAGGACCTCGGCTGCCGCATCTACACCTTCATCACGACCCTGCGTTACATCCTCGAAGCCGCCGCCCGGCACGGCAAGAGCGTCTGGGTGCTGGATCGCCCCAACCCGGCTGGGCGCCCGGTCGAAGGTCTGACGCTGCGTGACGGCTGGGAAAGCTTCGTCGGGGCCGGCCCGATGCCGATGCGCCACGGCCTGACCATGGGCGAACTCGGCCAGTGGTTCATCGCCACACTCGAACTCGATGTCGATTACCGGGTCATCACGATGCAAGGCTGGCAACCGGACAGCGCCCCCGGCTACGGCTGGCCGCCGGAACGCAGCTGGATCAACCCCAGCCCGAACGCCCCCAACCTGAGCATGGCACGCGCCTACGCCGGCACGGTGATGCTCGAAGGCGCGACGCTTTCCGAAGGGCGCGGCACGACCCGACCCCTCGAACTGTTCGGTGCCCCGGACATCGATGCGCGCGCCGTGATTGCCGAAATGCGCGCCGTTGCGCCGCACTGGCTGGCCGGCTGCAAACTGCGCGAATGCTGGTTCGAGCCGACCTTCCACAAACACGCCGGCAAGCAGTGCAACGGCGTGCAGATCCACTGCGAAGGGCCGTACTACGATCACACCGCCTTCAAACCGTGGCGCATCCAGGCGCTGGCCTTCAAGGCGATCCGCCGGCTTTACCCGGATTACGCGCTATGGCGCGACTTTGCCTACGAATACGAGCACGACCGGCTGGCCATCGACCTGATCAACGGCTCCCCGCTGCTCCGTGAATGGGTGGACAACCTGGCCAGCACGCCGGACGATCTCGACGAGATCAGCCACCACGACGAACAAGCCTGGCTGACGTCGCGGTCGACCTTCCTTTTATATTGATTCCGGCGCGAACTACAGGCGCGGCCTGACGAGGTAGATCTCGACCCAGTGCTGCAGCGCATCGCGCTTCAGCCGGTGTTCCTCGCCGAAAGGGGCGAGCAGGATACGGCGCGCCGGGACGCGCAACTCAAGCAAACGGGCCCGGACAGCCTGCAGGGATTTCTCGGCCAAGCCGAGATTGAGTGCCGGACTGCCGCCCTCGGGGACAAAACCTTCCAGGCGCAGGATCAACTTTTCATCTGATCGGGCCTGCTGCGCAATGGCCTGCAGCCGCGATTCGGCTTCGCGCGAGATGACCTGGTTGTCCGGATTGAACTTGATCACCGCATCCGGCTGGCTTCGCGCCGCGCTGGCGGTCTCACCGGCTTTGCGCTGGGTTGTCGGATAACGCCCCAGCTCGCCCCGATCGCTGCGCAGAGCGGGTTCGGCACTTTCGCCGGCACGCCGGGCAGCGCCCGGACGGGGCGCCTCGGCATCATCCGAAAATGGCCAGCCAAAGCCGGACGAGCCCGATGTCGAACAGCCCGACACTGCCAGCAGGATGGCAATGGACATCAGCATGCGTCGTTTCATAAAAACCCCAATTTGCAGAGGGCTAAGATCGTACCGCAAATAGCGAAGCGCGCCGAGACCTTCTGCCGCTATCGGCCATTCAATGCCTTGCGGACCAGATCCGCCGCAATCGCACCACGATACTGCGCCTCTTCGAACAGCGAGAAACCCGACAAATCGGCGTGCGCCAGGGCAATCCGCCGGCTACGGAAGTCGACCAGCCGGCGACGCATTTCGCCCCACAGGCTGCCGGGCGTCGGGCGACGCATCGCGTGACCATGGCGAAAGACATCCAGCCGCGTCGTCAGCCGGCGAATCTCGGGATGAACCTGCGCCAGTTCACCGAGAATTTCGCCCGCCCATTGCTCGCGAGAAGTTTCCAGCAACCGCCGACGCCCGTCGGCCGGAGTCATGT
It encodes:
- a CDS encoding exo-beta-N-acetylmuramidase NamZ domain-containing protein, coding for MSQPILFGIDRLISDPALRQPLHGRRIALLAHPASVTADLTHSLDALAALPDLELSAAFGPQHGLRGDKQDNMVESPDFLDPQLGIPVFSLYGEVRRPTEAMMDTFDVLLVDLQDLGCRIYTFITTLRYILEAAARHGKSVWVLDRPNPAGRPVEGLTLRDGWESFVGAGPMPMRHGLTMGELGQWFIATLELDVDYRVITMQGWQPDSAPGYGWPPERSWINPSPNAPNLSMARAYAGTVMLEGATLSEGRGTTRPLELFGAPDIDARAVIAEMRAVAPHWLAGCKLRECWFEPTFHKHAGKQCNGVQIHCEGPYYDHTAFKPWRIQALAFKAIRRLYPDYALWRDFAYEYEHDRLAIDLINGSPLLREWVDNLASTPDDLDEISHHDEQAWLTSRSTFLLY
- a CDS encoding OmpA family protein, which encodes MKRRMLMSIAILLAVSGCSTSGSSGFGWPFSDDAEAPRPGAARRAGESAEPALRSDRGELGRYPTTQRKAGETASAARSQPDAVIKFNPDNQVISREAESRLQAIAQQARSDEKLILRLEGFVPEGGSPALNLGLAEKSLQAVRARLLELRVPARRILLAPFGEEHRLKRDALQHWVEIYLVRPRL